The Oscillospiraceae bacterium genome contains a region encoding:
- a CDS encoding transport permease protein — MGKTRQSTEWTTVIRPRSGWFDIDFRDLWHYRDLVLLFVKRNFTVMYKQTILGPLWILLNPLITTILFNVIFGTIAGLPTEGAPSFLFIMAGNTLWGMFASCINNTANTFVANAGMFGKVYFPRLVTPLSQVLSALVNFFIQFAMFLCFWLYFFFLDPGAGRIAMTPWALYLPLLLVQVMMLGLGVGIIVSSLTTKYRDLAIAVGFGVQLWMYATPVVYSMDSLFNQPTLRLIVNINPMTAPVQVFRKALLGCGTVNVGSLWWSLGLTVLLLLVGVILFSRIEKTFMDTV, encoded by the coding sequence ATGGGCAAAACAAGGCAATCCACCGAATGGACTACCGTCATCCGCCCCCGCAGCGGCTGGTTTGATATCGACTTCAGGGATCTGTGGCATTATCGCGACCTGGTGCTTCTGTTTGTCAAGCGCAATTTCACCGTGATGTACAAGCAGACCATCCTGGGGCCGCTGTGGATCCTGCTCAATCCGCTCATCACCACAATTTTATTCAATGTGATCTTCGGCACCATCGCCGGCCTGCCCACCGAGGGCGCGCCCAGCTTTTTGTTCATCATGGCGGGCAACACCCTCTGGGGCATGTTCGCCTCCTGCATCAACAACACGGCCAACACCTTTGTGGCCAACGCCGGCATGTTCGGCAAGGTCTATTTTCCGCGGCTGGTCACTCCCCTGTCGCAGGTGCTGTCGGCGCTGGTGAACTTTTTCATCCAGTTTGCCATGTTCCTGTGCTTCTGGCTGTACTTTTTCTTCCTGGATCCCGGCGCCGGCCGCATTGCCATGACTCCCTGGGCTCTTTACCTGCCCCTCCTGCTGGTGCAGGTCATGATGCTGGGCCTCGGCGTCGGCATCATCGTTTCCAGCCTCACCACCAAATACCGGGATCTCGCCATTGCGGTGGGCTTCGGCGTGCAGCTGTGGATGTACGCCACTCCCGTGGTCTATTCCATGGACAGCCTGTTCAACCAGCCCACCCTGCGCTTGATCGTGAACATCAATCCCATGACCGCGCCCGTGCAGGTGTTCCGCAAGGCCCTGCTGGGCTGCGGCACGGTAAACGTGGGCAGCCTGTGGTGGAGCCTGGGGCTCACCGTCCTGCTGCTGCTGGTGGGGGTCATCCTGTTCAGCCGCATTGAAAAAACCTTTATGGACACGGTATAA
- the kdsB gene encoding 3-deoxy-manno-octulosonate cytidylyltransferase, with product MKILGVIPARYQSSRLPGKPLADILGKPMLWWVYRAASRCARLDGLVVATDDERILKVCAGLGLQAVMTSPDHDTPTARIHEVSTRLNADLYLQIMGDEPLIDPRALDLILPAELPADPFYVAGVTNRMDHPADVIDFSNQKVACNARREILMISRSPIPYPKGTLDFEYEKITGIQLFSKQALAFYAASPKSALEKAEENDLMRFIENGHTVHAVLSPYKTVSVDTPKDLDVVCNILKERGAV from the coding sequence ATGAAGATTCTCGGCGTGATCCCCGCTCGCTATCAGTCCAGCCGGCTGCCGGGCAAGCCCCTGGCGGACATTCTCGGCAAGCCCATGCTCTGGTGGGTCTACCGGGCCGCCAGCCGCTGTGCGCGCCTCGACGGCCTGGTCGTCGCCACCGACGACGAGCGCATTTTAAAGGTGTGCGCCGGGCTCGGTCTGCAGGCGGTCATGACCAGCCCCGACCACGATACCCCCACCGCCCGCATCCACGAGGTCAGCACCCGCCTAAACGCCGATCTTTATCTGCAGATCATGGGGGACGAGCCTCTCATCGACCCGCGGGCGCTCGATCTGATCCTGCCGGCCGAGCTGCCCGCCGACCCATTCTATGTGGCGGGTGTGACCAACCGCATGGACCACCCGGCGGATGTGATCGACTTCTCCAACCAAAAAGTGGCCTGCAACGCCCGGCGCGAGATCCTGATGATCAGCCGCAGCCCCATCCCCTACCCCAAGGGCACGCTGGATTTCGAATACGAAAAGATCACCGGCATCCAGCTGTTCTCAAAGCAGGCCCTGGCCTTTTACGCCGCCAGCCCCAAAAGCGCGCTGGAAAAGGCCGAGGAAAACGATCTGATGCGCTTTATCGAAAACGGTCACACGGTGCACGCGGTGCTCTCGCCCTACAAGACCGTTTCGGTAGACACCCCCAAGGACCTGGATGTGGTGTGCAACATTTTGAAAGAACGCGGGGCGGTGTGA
- a CDS encoding 3-deoxy-D-manno-octulosonate 8-phosphate phosphatase translates to MLPIKLLVLDVDGTLTDGGLYLDSTGNEMKKFSVRDGAGLMLARAAGIRVMILTGRESEPVRRRAAELHLDWCVQNCKDKRAYLAAFLAEQGLSKEQAAYVGDDWNDLAAMQLCGFVACPANAAPEVAALADYVCPQKGGEGAVRGAVEYLLRGAGLFETTLKAAFGAEVPSHV, encoded by the coding sequence ATGCTGCCCATCAAGCTGCTGGTGCTGGACGTGGACGGTACCCTGACCGACGGCGGGCTTTACCTGGATTCCACCGGGAACGAAATGAAAAAGTTCTCGGTGCGGGACGGCGCCGGCCTTATGCTGGCGCGCGCCGCAGGCATCCGGGTCATGATCCTCACCGGCCGCGAGAGCGAGCCGGTGCGCCGCCGGGCCGCCGAGCTGCACCTGGATTGGTGCGTACAGAACTGCAAGGATAAGCGCGCCTACCTGGCGGCCTTTCTGGCAGAGCAGGGCCTCTCCAAAGAGCAGGCCGCCTATGTGGGCGACGACTGGAACGACCTGGCCGCCATGCAGCTGTGCGGCTTTGTGGCCTGCCCGGCCAACGCCGCCCCCGAAGTGGCGGCCCTGGCCGATTACGTGTGCCCCCAAAAGGGGGGCGAGGGCGCGGTGCGGGGCGCGGTGGAATATCTGCTGCGGGGCGCCGGCCTGTTCGAAACCACCTTAAAAGCCGCCTTCGGCGCGGAGGTACCCTCCCATGTATGA
- the araD gene encoding L-ribulose-5-phosphate 4-epimerase: protein MYEALKQAVFEANLALPKANLCLATWGNASQADREAGVFAIKPSGVDYQALTPADLVVLRLADGAVVEGALRPSSDTATHLELYRAFPEACGVVHTHSRWATIFAQAGRSIPALGTTHADTFYGPVPCVRPLTKEEVEAGYERNTGLVLAAGCPAHAAIPAGLVKGHGPFTWGKSAAAAVQHAIILEEVAMMAYHTLALGGAPVDQYLLDKHYLRKHGPGAYYGQG, encoded by the coding sequence ATGTATGAAGCTCTGAAACAGGCCGTGTTCGAGGCGAACCTCGCGCTGCCCAAGGCAAACCTCTGCCTGGCCACCTGGGGCAATGCCAGCCAGGCGGACCGCGAAGCCGGGGTGTTCGCCATCAAGCCCTCAGGGGTGGATTATCAGGCCCTCACCCCCGCCGATCTGGTGGTCCTGCGCCTTGCGGACGGCGCAGTGGTGGAAGGCGCGCTGCGCCCCTCGTCCGACACCGCCACCCATCTGGAGCTCTATCGCGCCTTTCCCGAGGCGTGCGGCGTGGTGCACACCCACAGCCGGTGGGCCACCATCTTTGCGCAGGCCGGGCGCAGCATCCCGGCTCTCGGCACCACCCACGCCGATACCTTTTACGGCCCGGTGCCCTGCGTCCGCCCCCTCACAAAAGAGGAGGTCGAAGCCGGGTACGAGCGCAATACCGGCCTTGTGCTGGCGGCCGGCTGCCCGGCGCACGCCGCGATCCCTGCCGGCCTTGTAAAAGGGCACGGCCCTTTCACCTGGGGCAAAAGCGCAGCGGCGGCGGTCCAGCATGCGATCATTCTCGAGGAGGTTGCCATGATGGCATACCACACCCTCGCGCTGGGCGGCGCCCCGGTGGACCAATATCTGCTGGATAAGCACTACCTCCGCAAGCACGGTCCCGGCGCGTATTACGGCCAGGGCTGA
- a CDS encoding dolichyl-phosphate mannose synthase, with the protein MQDYKQVPLIIPSLEPDEKLPRLLEQLKAAGIQNIVLVDDGSGPEYAPFFADAASRHGCVVLRHAVNLGKGRALKTAFNYCLNTWPNAVGCVTADSDGQHTPACILRVMEALCQHPGSLVLGVRDFSGKDVPARSSFGNRITCGVFRFLVGLTISDTQTGLRAVPTGYMRALLQSKGERFEFESNMLIDTKENEVPILEVPIETVYIEENRTSHFHPLRDSARIYAVFGKFLFSSLSSSVVDICLFTLFCALLGGMLPASLYITVPTVLARIISATYNYLLNYRVVFKSKEGHGMAAAKYVALAVVQMACSALLVSVLYHWAAGGEVLIKICVDVFLFFISFQIQREFVYKHKKT; encoded by the coding sequence ATGCAAGATTACAAACAAGTGCCGCTCATCATCCCCAGCCTCGAGCCGGACGAAAAGCTGCCCCGCCTGCTGGAGCAGCTCAAGGCCGCGGGCATCCAAAACATCGTCCTGGTGGACGACGGCAGCGGCCCCGAATACGCCCCTTTTTTTGCAGACGCCGCCAGCCGTCACGGCTGCGTGGTGCTGCGCCATGCGGTCAACCTGGGCAAGGGGCGCGCGCTCAAAACCGCCTTCAATTACTGCCTCAACACCTGGCCAAACGCAGTGGGCTGCGTCACCGCCGACTCGGACGGCCAGCACACCCCCGCCTGCATCCTGCGGGTCATGGAGGCTTTGTGCCAGCACCCGGGCTCCCTTGTTCTGGGCGTGCGGGATTTTTCCGGCAAGGACGTGCCCGCCCGCTCCAGCTTCGGCAACCGGATCACCTGCGGGGTCTTCCGCTTCCTGGTGGGCCTGACCATCAGCGACACCCAGACCGGCCTGCGGGCCGTGCCCACGGGCTATATGCGCGCGCTGCTTCAAAGCAAGGGCGAGCGTTTTGAGTTCGAGAGCAACATGCTCATCGACACCAAGGAAAACGAGGTTCCCATTCTGGAAGTCCCCATCGAAACCGTCTACATCGAGGAAAACCGCACCAGCCATTTCCATCCCCTGCGCGATTCTGCCCGCATCTACGCTGTGTTCGGAAAATTCCTCTTCTCCTCGCTGTCCTCCAGTGTGGTCGACATCTGCCTGTTTACCCTGTTCTGCGCCTTGCTGGGCGGCATGCTGCCCGCGTCATTGTACATCACCGTGCCCACCGTGCTGGCCCGGATCATCTCGGCCACCTACAATTATCTGCTGAACTACAGGGTGGTCTTCAAAAGCAAAGAGGGGCACGGCATGGCCGCCGCAAAGTACGTTGCGCTGGCCGTGGTGCAGATGGCCTGTTCCGCCCTGCTTGTGAGCGTATTATACCACTGGGCCGCCGGCGGCGAGGTGCTCATCAAGATCTGTGTGGACGTATTTCTGTTTTTCATCAGCTTCCAAATCCAGCGGGAATTCGTCTACAAACACAAAAAGACCTGA
- a CDS encoding glycosyl transferase, producing the protein MTICFFSAQYLPTVGGVERYTYNLARRLAAAGHKALVVTSALPGLPQRETVPEGIEVFRLPVWQLMQGRFPVLKPGKALKAAAAPVWAQEIDLCIINTRFYVLSLYAAYQCDRRGIPHLVVDHSTGHLPMGSALLNAAGSAYEHLAAAFLKRHCRRFFGVSQAVCGWLGHFGIQAEGQLYNAVDPAEVRRLAAAPGAVDWRARLGLSPGCRLVVSLGRLIPEKGVPELIEAFRRAAPPNAALVVAGDGPLLAKLQQAPLPGVYLVGSVPYAQAMQLLAQSQLYCLPTYYAEGFPTTFLEAAACGCPILTTRTGGSSELLPDESYGIQLDGPDPGPLSQALAGALAREGWRLAAAQKTAARLEALFTWDAVAAQVEQLARTACEQQKKG; encoded by the coding sequence GTGACCATCTGCTTTTTCTCCGCCCAATACCTGCCCACCGTGGGCGGGGTCGAGCGCTATACCTATAACCTGGCACGTCGGCTGGCGGCAGCCGGTCACAAAGCGCTTGTGGTCACCAGCGCCCTTCCCGGCCTGCCCCAGCGGGAAACAGTGCCGGAGGGGATCGAGGTGTTCCGCCTGCCCGTGTGGCAGCTCATGCAGGGGCGCTTTCCGGTCCTCAAGCCCGGCAAAGCCCTCAAAGCTGCCGCCGCGCCGGTCTGGGCGCAGGAAATTGACCTGTGCATTATCAACACCAGGTTTTATGTCTTGAGTTTATACGCTGCGTATCAATGCGACAGGCGCGGTATCCCGCATCTTGTAGTGGATCATTCCACCGGCCACCTCCCCATGGGCAGCGCCCTGCTGAACGCGGCCGGCTCTGCGTACGAACATCTGGCGGCCGCCTTTTTAAAGCGCCACTGCCGTCGCTTTTTCGGGGTGAGCCAGGCGGTATGCGGGTGGCTGGGGCATTTTGGCATCCAGGCTGAAGGCCAGCTCTACAACGCGGTGGACCCGGCCGAGGTCCGCCGGCTTGCCGCCGCGCCGGGCGCGGTGGACTGGCGGGCGCGCCTCGGGCTCAGCCCCGGCTGCCGCCTGGTGGTTTCTCTGGGCCGCCTCATCCCGGAAAAGGGGGTGCCCGAACTCATCGAGGCCTTCCGCCGCGCCGCGCCCCCGAATGCCGCCCTGGTGGTGGCAGGCGACGGGCCGCTGCTGGCAAAGCTGCAGCAGGCGCCTCTCCCCGGCGTATACCTGGTGGGGTCGGTCCCCTATGCCCAGGCAATGCAGCTGCTGGCCCAAAGCCAGCTCTATTGTCTGCCCACCTATTATGCCGAGGGCTTTCCCACCACCTTTCTCGAGGCGGCGGCCTGCGGCTGTCCCATCCTCACCACCCGAACCGGCGGCAGCAGCGAGCTTTTGCCGGACGAAAGCTACGGCATTCAATTGGACGGGCCGGACCCCGGCCCGCTCTCCCAGGCACTCGCCGGCGCCCTTGCCCGCGAGGGGTGGCGTCTTGCCGCCGCCCAAAAAACGGCCGCGCGCCTGGAAGCACTCTTTACCTGGGACGCAGTGGCCGCCCAGGTGGAACAACTTGCCCGCACCGCGTGCGAACAACAAAAAAAAGGATGA
- a CDS encoding putative glycosyl transferase — protein sequence MAKLLIVIPAYNEEENIVQVVGQLAAVCPQYDYVVVNDGSRDRTAALCRQHGFRLIDLPINLGLAGAFQTGLRYAAENGYDCALQFDADGQHCPEYIQPMLDLLEQGADIVIGSRFVTVKKPRNLRMVGSYLISWAIRLTTRRAICDPTSGMRMFNRAMVEEFAENLNYGPEPDTISYLIKNGAVVKELQVEMRERTAGSSYLNFARSVEYMCKMGLSILLIQWFRKRDTVTPYPERSL from the coding sequence ATGGCAAAATTGCTCATTGTGATCCCCGCCTACAACGAGGAAGAAAACATCGTTCAGGTGGTCGGGCAGCTGGCCGCTGTCTGCCCCCAATACGATTATGTGGTGGTCAACGACGGCAGCCGGGACCGCACGGCGGCGCTCTGCCGCCAGCACGGCTTCCGGCTCATTGATCTGCCCATCAATCTGGGGCTTGCCGGCGCATTCCAGACCGGCCTGCGCTACGCGGCAGAAAACGGTTACGACTGCGCCCTCCAGTTCGACGCAGACGGCCAGCACTGTCCCGAGTATATCCAGCCCATGCTGGATCTGCTGGAGCAAGGGGCCGACATTGTGATCGGCAGCCGTTTTGTCACGGTCAAAAAGCCCCGCAATCTGCGCATGGTGGGCAGTTATCTCATCAGCTGGGCCATCCGGCTGACCACCCGCAGGGCCATCTGCGACCCCACCAGCGGCATGCGCATGTTCAACCGCGCCATGGTGGAGGAATTTGCCGAAAATCTGAATTACGGCCCCGAGCCGGACACCATCAGCTATCTCATCAAAAACGGCGCGGTGGTCAAGGAGCTCCAGGTCGAAATGCGCGAGCGCACCGCGGGCTCCAGTTACCTGAATTTTGCCCGCAGCGTGGAATATATGTGTAAAATGGGGCTCTCCATCCTGCTCATCCAATGGTTCCGCAAGCGCGACACCGTGACCCCCTATCCGGAAAGGAGCCTGTAA
- the efp gene encoding elongation factor P: MISAGEFRNGVTFEEDGKVLQVVEFQHVKPGKGAAFVRTKTKNVITGAVTETSYNPSAKFPSAYIERREMQYSYSDGDLYYFMDNETYEQVPINEKDLGDAFRFVKENEIVKVLSYKGSVFGIEAPNFVVLEVVETEPGVKGNTATNTLKPAKLETGAEIRVPLFINEGDKIRIDTRTGEYMERA; the protein is encoded by the coding sequence ATGATTTCAGCAGGCGAGTTCCGCAACGGCGTTACCTTTGAAGAGGACGGCAAAGTTCTCCAGGTGGTGGAGTTCCAGCACGTGAAGCCCGGTAAGGGCGCCGCGTTCGTGCGCACCAAGACCAAGAATGTGATCACGGGCGCAGTGACCGAGACCAGCTACAACCCCAGCGCGAAGTTCCCCTCGGCCTACATTGAGCGGCGCGAGATGCAGTATAGCTACAGCGACGGCGACCTGTACTATTTCATGGACAACGAGACCTACGAGCAGGTGCCCATCAACGAGAAGGACCTGGGCGACGCCTTCCGCTTTGTGAAGGAAAACGAGATCGTGAAGGTGCTGAGCTACAAGGGCAGCGTGTTCGGCATTGAGGCCCCGAACTTTGTGGTGCTGGAGGTGGTGGAGACCGAGCCCGGCGTGAAGGGCAACACCGCCACCAACACCCTGAAGCCCGCCAAGCTGGAGACCGGTGCCGAGATCCGCGTGCCCCTGTTTATCAACGAGGGGGACAAGATCCGCATCGACACCCGCACCGGCGAGTATATGGAGCGCGCCTGA
- a CDS encoding endonuclease IV, with protein sequence MSVFFGTAGESESFRAAGHKTSLEVPAYTAGMGLDAFEYQCGRGVRLKEEKAQAIAAEAEKHGIYFSLHAPYYISMSSMEEEKRLNSLNYILQSAAAVRALGGTRVIFHSGSCGKQSREQALAKALDTMRRMVAAVDEAGFSEITLCPETMGKVGQLGTLDEVLALCRVDKRITPCIDFGHLNARDQGCIRTKADYAAILDRIGEALGDERARRFHVHFSKIEYTAGGEKQHLTFADTVYGPAFEPLMELFYERGLEPVVICESAGTQAEDAAAMKRYYRELG encoded by the coding sequence GTGAGCGTTTTTTTCGGCACGGCGGGGGAGAGCGAGAGCTTTCGGGCCGCGGGGCACAAGACCAGCCTGGAGGTGCCGGCCTATACCGCGGGCATGGGGCTGGACGCCTTTGAATACCAGTGCGGCCGGGGCGTGCGGCTGAAGGAAGAAAAGGCGCAGGCCATTGCGGCCGAGGCGGAAAAGCACGGTATTTATTTCAGCCTGCACGCGCCCTATTATATCTCCATGAGCAGCATGGAAGAGGAAAAGCGCCTGAACAGCCTGAACTACATCCTGCAAAGCGCGGCCGCAGTGCGCGCGCTGGGAGGCACGCGGGTTATTTTTCATTCCGGCAGCTGCGGCAAGCAGAGCCGGGAACAGGCGCTTGCCAAGGCGCTGGACACCATGCGGCGCATGGTGGCGGCGGTGGACGAGGCCGGGTTCAGCGAGATTACCCTTTGCCCCGAGACCATGGGGAAGGTGGGGCAGCTGGGGACCCTGGACGAGGTGCTGGCGCTGTGCCGGGTGGACAAACGCATCACCCCCTGCATCGATTTTGGACACCTGAATGCGCGGGATCAGGGGTGCATCCGCACAAAGGCGGATTATGCGGCCATTCTGGACCGCATCGGCGAGGCGCTGGGCGACGAGCGGGCGCGCCGGTTTCATGTGCATTTCAGCAAGATCGAATACACCGCCGGCGGGGAGAAACAGCACCTGACCTTTGCGGATACGGTGTATGGCCCCGCCTTTGAGCCCCTGATGGAGCTGTTTTACGAGCGGGGGCTGGAGCCGGTGGTGATCTGCGAGTCTGCGGGGACGCAGGCCGAGGACGCCGCCGCCATGAAGCGGTATTACCGGGAGCTGGGCTGA
- a CDS encoding haloacid dehalogenase → MLFTPEYLFSSVAAITPAFLAQRGIAVLVLDVDNTLTAHGSQELPAEVAGWLEAMRAAGVGLMIASNNSEERVAPFAARLGLDFVGGSAKPLPGGLARAQKKFGVEKAHMAIVGDQLFTDRLAGALYGIPALVVTPRAPDTHRGILFKRRLEQPFLRRYYKKGGKLL, encoded by the coding sequence ATGCTGTTTACCCCCGAATATCTGTTTTCCAGCGTTGCGGCGATCACCCCGGCGTTTTTGGCACAGCGGGGCATCGCCGTCCTGGTGCTGGATGTGGACAATACCCTGACCGCCCACGGCAGCCAGGAGCTGCCCGCCGAGGTGGCCGGCTGGCTGGAGGCCATGCGGGCGGCGGGCGTGGGCCTGATGATCGCCAGCAACAACAGCGAGGAGCGGGTGGCGCCGTTTGCCGCCCGGCTGGGCCTGGATTTTGTGGGGGGCAGCGCAAAGCCGCTGCCCGGCGGCCTTGCCCGTGCGCAAAAAAAATTCGGGGTTGAAAAGGCGCATATGGCCATTGTGGGCGACCAGCTGTTCACCGACCGGCTGGCGGGGGCGTTATACGGCATTCCGGCACTGGTGGTGACGCCCCGCGCGCCGGACACCCACCGGGGCATTTTGTTCAAGCGCAGGCTGGAACAGCCGTTTTTGCGGCGCTATTATAAAAAAGGGGGAAAGCTGCTGTGA
- the leuS gene encoding leucine--tRNA ligase → MKYDFKAIEHKWQKVWADEKTFAAQIDHTKPKFYALVEFPYPSAAGLHVGHPRSYTALDIVARKKRMAGYNVLYPMGWDAFGLPTENYALKNHINPEIVTRNNVARFKSQLQALGLSFDWDREVNTTDPAYYKWTQWIFLQLYKHGLAYKKEMNVNWCTSCKVVLANEEVVNGCCERCGGEVVHKVKSQWMLKITAYADRLIDDLDGLDFIDRVVTQQKNWIGRSHGAEVTFKATTGDDLVVYTTRPDTLFGATYMVLAPEHPILKDWEDRLENLAEVRAYQEAAARKSDFERTELAKEKTGVKLEGVRAVNPVNGAEIPIFLSDYVLASYGTGAIMAVPAHDTRDYEFAKVFGLPIVEVVAGGDVEKEAYTDCAAGVMVNSGFLTGMTVEEAKKAITQWLEQEGKGHAQVNFKLRDWVFSRQRYWGEPIPMVHCEACGWQPLPESELPLVLPEITDFEPGPDGESPLARHAEWVNTTCPCCGGPAKRETDTMPQWAGSSWYFLRYMDPHCDTAPVSREAVEYWGPVDWYNGGMEHTTLHLLYSRFWHKFLYDIGLVPTAEPYKKRTSHGMILGLNPHAFENLPAAQQKKLVDETGSEKAARAALVEKYGEMAEHPVVKMSKSLGNVINPDDVIAEYGADTLRLYEMFIGDFEKAAPWSTQSIKGCKRFLERVWGLSEMLLPGEGYRLELETAMHRTIKKVGEDIDVLKNNTAIAALMSLVNELYAAGGATRDEFADLLLLLNPFAPHITEELWQLMGGEGQIAHARWPEYDEAKCTESTVEVLVQVNGKPKARLNLPVDAPKEEALAAAKADPAVAAALEGKTLVKEIAVPNKLINLVVKG, encoded by the coding sequence GTGAAATACGATTTCAAGGCCATTGAACACAAGTGGCAGAAAGTCTGGGCAGACGAAAAGACCTTTGCGGCACAGATCGACCACACCAAGCCGAAATTCTACGCGCTGGTAGAGTTTCCATACCCCAGCGCCGCGGGGCTGCACGTGGGGCACCCCCGCAGCTACACCGCGCTGGACATTGTGGCGCGCAAAAAGCGCATGGCGGGGTACAATGTGCTGTACCCCATGGGCTGGGACGCCTTTGGCCTGCCCACCGAGAACTATGCGCTGAAAAACCACATCAACCCCGAGATTGTGACCAGGAACAACGTGGCCCGGTTCAAAAGCCAGCTGCAGGCCCTGGGCCTTTCGTTCGACTGGGACCGGGAGGTAAACACCACCGATCCCGCTTACTACAAGTGGACCCAGTGGATCTTTTTGCAGCTCTACAAGCACGGCCTTGCCTATAAAAAGGAAATGAATGTGAACTGGTGCACCAGCTGCAAGGTGGTGCTGGCCAACGAGGAGGTTGTGAACGGCTGCTGCGAGCGCTGCGGCGGCGAGGTGGTGCACAAGGTCAAGAGCCAGTGGATGCTGAAAATCACCGCCTATGCCGACCGGCTGATCGACGATCTGGACGGGCTGGATTTTATTGACCGGGTGGTGACCCAGCAGAAGAACTGGATCGGGCGCAGCCACGGCGCCGAGGTGACCTTTAAGGCCACCACCGGCGACGACCTGGTGGTTTATACCACCCGGCCCGACACCCTGTTTGGGGCTACTTACATGGTGCTGGCCCCGGAGCACCCCATTTTGAAAGACTGGGAGGACCGGCTGGAAAACCTGGCCGAGGTGCGCGCTTACCAGGAGGCCGCGGCCCGCAAGTCCGACTTTGAGCGAACCGAGCTGGCCAAGGAAAAGACCGGCGTAAAGCTGGAGGGCGTGCGCGCCGTGAACCCGGTGAACGGCGCGGAGATCCCCATCTTTCTCTCGGACTATGTGCTGGCCAGCTACGGCACCGGCGCCATTATGGCGGTGCCCGCCCACGACACCCGGGACTACGAGTTCGCCAAGGTGTTCGGCCTGCCCATCGTGGAGGTGGTGGCCGGCGGTGATGTGGAAAAAGAGGCCTATACCGACTGCGCCGCCGGCGTGATGGTGAACAGCGGCTTTTTGACCGGCATGACCGTGGAGGAGGCAAAAAAGGCCATTACCCAGTGGCTGGAGCAGGAGGGCAAGGGACACGCCCAGGTAAACTTCAAGCTGCGGGACTGGGTGTTCAGCCGCCAGCGGTACTGGGGCGAGCCCATTCCCATGGTGCACTGCGAGGCCTGTGGCTGGCAGCCGCTGCCTGAGAGCGAGCTGCCCCTGGTGCTGCCCGAGATCACCGACTTTGAGCCCGGCCCGGACGGGGAAAGCCCCCTGGCCCGCCATGCCGAGTGGGTAAACACCACCTGCCCGTGCTGCGGCGGCCCGGCAAAGCGCGAAACCGACACCATGCCCCAGTGGGCGGGCTCCAGCTGGTACTTTTTGCGCTATATGGATCCCCACTGCGACACGGCTCCCGTGAGCAGGGAGGCGGTGGAATACTGGGGCCCGGTGGATTGGTACAACGGCGGCATGGAGCACACCACCCTGCATTTGCTGTACAGCCGGTTCTGGCACAAGTTCCTTTATGACATCGGGCTGGTGCCCACCGCGGAGCCTTATAAAAAGCGCACGTCCCACGGGATGATCCTGGGGCTGAACCCCCATGCCTTTGAGAACCTGCCCGCGGCCCAGCAGAAAAAGCTGGTGGACGAAACGGGCAGCGAAAAGGCCGCCCGCGCCGCGCTGGTGGAAAAGTACGGCGAGATGGCGGAGCACCCTGTGGTGAAAATGTCCAAGAGCCTGGGCAATGTGATCAACCCGGATGACGTGATTGCCGAGTACGGCGCCGACACCCTGCGCCTGTATGAGATGTTCATCGGCGACTTTGAAAAGGCCGCGCCCTGGTCCACCCAGTCCATCAAGGGCTGCAAGCGCTTTTTGGAACGGGTGTGGGGCCTTTCCGAGATGCTGCTGCCCGGCGAGGGATACCGCCTGGAGCTGGAGACCGCGATGCACCGCACTATCAAAAAGGTGGGGGAAGACATCGATGTGCTGAAAAACAACACCGCCATTGCCGCCCTGATGAGCCTGGTGAACGAGCTTTACGCGGCGGGCGGCGCCACCCGGGACGAATTTGCGGATCTGCTGCTGCTGCTGAACCCCTTTGCACCCCACATTACCGAAGAGCTGTGGCAGCTGATGGGCGGCGAAGGGCAGATCGCCCACGCCCGCTGGCCGGAATACGACGAGGCGAAGTGCACCGAGAGCACCGTGGAGGTGCTGGTGCAGGTGAACGGCAAGCCCAAGGCCCGCCTGAACCTGCCGGTGGACGCGCCGAAGGAAGAGGCCCTGGCGGCCGCCAAGGCCGACCCTGCGGTGGCGGCGGCGCTGGAAGGGAAGACCCTGGTGAAGGAGATCGCCGTGCCGAACAAGCTGATCAACCTGGTGGTGAAAGGTTAA
- the rsfS gene encoding ribosomal silencing factor RsfS, translated as MMDSLQLATRLAQVLDKKKATEVKVLKVRDLTVLTDYFVIASGSSSTQVKALAEEAEFQLEQQGVKPLRTEGYDSKSWILLDYGTVIVHVFYPEARDFYDLEHLWADAEECQVDLEAGGDEAAQQ; from the coding sequence TTGATGGATAGTTTGCAGCTTGCGACCCGCCTTGCCCAGGTGCTGGACAAGAAGAAAGCCACAGAGGTGAAGGTGCTGAAGGTGCGGGATCTGACCGTGCTGACCGATTACTTTGTGATCGCCAGCGGTTCCTCCTCGACCCAGGTGAAAGCTCTGGCAGAGGAGGCGGAATTCCAGCTGGAGCAGCAGGGGGTAAAGCCCCTGCGCACCGAGGGCTATGACTCCAAAAGCTGGATCCTGCTGGACTACGGCACGGTGATCGTGCATGTGTTTTACCCCGAGGCCCGGGATTTTTATGATTTGGAGCACCTGTGGGCCGACGCCGAGGAGTGCCAGGTGGACCTGGAAGCGGGCGGGGACGAAGCGGCGCAGCAGTGA